Proteins encoded by one window of Cylindrospermum stagnale PCC 7417:
- a CDS encoding type III polyketide synthase, giving the protein MTYIVSTSTAFPENYYPQTVLAAALRRFFTVMELDFDLEQIDRFFTNVKIDGRYFALPLDSLLDPPTWGVSISRGLENSLNLAETAITKLLEKTNVQPQDISLLASVSMTPAIPSLDGRLMNRIPFSSTLKRLPMNGVGCMGGAFGISRVADYLKAHPKEAAILFAVEISSALWQGSLQANLTSLIRRLPENPSLYSEIIMDIITAALFADGCGAVLMVGKEHPLAKSGLPQVIDNRSFLVPNTVELMGLDVVDNGFRNILRPEVSDALKQGLRPLINGLLADNNIESENLYRWIVHPGGPKVIDTVEAEFGLDSQTLQLSRDTLAEVGNISSATVLYMLDKVLSEEQSPPDSYGLIVAMGPGFAQEAILLKW; this is encoded by the coding sequence ATGACTTATATAGTTTCTACATCAACAGCATTTCCAGAAAATTACTACCCTCAAACAGTTTTAGCTGCTGCTTTACGCAGGTTTTTTACTGTAATGGAGTTAGATTTCGATCTAGAACAGATTGATCGTTTTTTCACAAACGTCAAAATCGACGGTCGTTACTTCGCTCTACCACTAGATTCCTTACTCGATCCGCCCACATGGGGAGTAAGTATCAGTAGAGGTTTGGAAAATTCTTTGAACTTGGCTGAAACCGCTATCACCAAATTGCTGGAAAAAACTAATGTCCAACCCCAAGATATATCTCTGCTTGCGTCTGTTTCTATGACTCCAGCAATTCCCTCTTTAGATGGGCGGTTGATGAATCGGATTCCATTTTCTTCCACCCTGAAGAGATTGCCCATGAATGGAGTAGGTTGTATGGGTGGAGCTTTTGGCATTTCTCGCGTTGCTGATTACCTTAAAGCACATCCAAAGGAAGCAGCAATTTTATTTGCCGTGGAAATTTCTTCCGCTCTATGGCAAGGGTCTTTGCAAGCAAATTTAACTTCATTGATTCGTCGCCTTCCAGAAAATCCCTCTTTATATAGTGAGATTATTATGGATATTATCACTGCTGCTTTGTTTGCAGATGGTTGCGGCGCAGTGTTAATGGTAGGAAAAGAGCATCCTTTAGCTAAATCGGGACTACCTCAAGTCATTGATAATCGTTCCTTTTTAGTTCCTAACACAGTAGAACTAATGGGACTGGACGTAGTTGATAATGGTTTTAGAAATATTCTCAGACCGGAAGTATCCGATGCTCTTAAACAAGGATTGCGACCGTTAATTAACGGTTTGCTTGCTGATAACAACATTGAAAGTGAGAACTTGTATCGCTGGATCGTACATCCAGGGGGTCCTAAAGTAATCGATACAGTTGAAGCAGAATTTGGATTAGATAGTCAAACTTTACAATTAAGTCGCGATACCTTAGCAGAGGTGGGTAATATCTCTTCTGCAACAGTTCTTTATATGCTCGATAAGGTGCTATCAGAAGAACAGTCTCCTCCTGACTCCTATGGACTGATAGTAGCAATGGGGCCTGGTTTTGCTCAGGAAGCAATTTTACTCAAATGGTAG
- a CDS encoding SBBP repeat-containing protein, producing the protein MKKNKKTTKALHSVDEKITESLRSTLSDVLPDQLQTYIRTVLQFSGSPEGANLLTGPNTEIEFFSQDTNKNFPNIFTKYSNVLTVSSEPNFITSEDQEVKIIWGRHGSDSLIGFDPGADLVGKRRIDTFVGDFIDEKLSLPSGALNTGKSWSDRFILGDWRKPFYVEDDQTLGLNQSALILDFNPTEDVIQLHGNRQDYELVNISLGTAIFWREKKGYDLIGVVGGVSDLSLKGDYFEFKGNTAPKTVLEKAEHIGTAANDYIFSSTVDAKGNFFVGGGTGGSLGGSNIGARDAWVAKYDSNGNQQWSRQFGSTGTESAWGMASDGRNIYVAGNIIGQLENNTVKGGNDAYLAKYDSDGNQVWIKQYGTYTLEESYKITVDTSGNIYTAGHTFGNLGGPNQNLGQGEVFELPSTDSYVAKFDSNGNQLWVAQFGTITLDDNWGVATDNNGNVFAGGNTKGSFGGKNAGPAGEYDAWLVKLNKDGQTDWVRQFGTPNYDFMWDIETDSLGDIYATGWTLGDLGGKNAGSYDVWLAKYNTNGNQLWIKQFGTSEDDAPFLDGIDIDSNDNIFLTGYTNGNLGGANAGSFDAWAAKFDKNGNQLWLKQFGTPDYDTATTVTADNYGRLYVSGITEGSLGATNAGSYDSWALKLDADTGKTQDFTSSWLTGSALVAGSLHTTGII; encoded by the coding sequence ATGAAAAAAAACAAAAAAACAACAAAAGCCTTACACTCAGTCGACGAAAAAATAACAGAGTCCTTACGCTCAACATTGAGTGACGTTCTTCCAGACCAGCTTCAAACATATATCAGAACTGTCTTACAATTCTCTGGTAGCCCGGAGGGGGCCAATCTCTTAACAGGCCCCAATACTGAGATAGAATTTTTCAGTCAAGATACCAATAAGAATTTTCCCAACATTTTTACCAAGTATAGTAATGTCCTGACAGTTTCCAGCGAGCCTAATTTCATAACATCAGAAGATCAAGAGGTCAAAATCATTTGGGGCCGTCATGGAAGTGATAGCTTAATTGGTTTTGACCCTGGCGCTGATCTTGTTGGTAAACGTAGAATTGATACTTTCGTCGGTGATTTTATCGATGAAAAATTAAGTTTACCATCTGGCGCATTGAACACAGGTAAGTCGTGGTCAGACAGATTTATTCTGGGTGATTGGCGAAAACCCTTCTATGTTGAGGATGACCAAACTTTAGGTTTAAACCAATCAGCTCTAATTTTAGACTTCAACCCCACTGAAGATGTCATTCAGCTCCACGGCAATCGCCAAGACTATGAACTGGTAAATATTAGCTTGGGAACAGCAATATTTTGGCGGGAGAAAAAAGGTTATGACCTCATCGGTGTTGTAGGTGGAGTCTCTGATTTGAGTTTAAAGGGTGACTACTTCGAGTTCAAGGGCAACACCGCACCAAAAACAGTCCTAGAGAAGGCTGAACATATCGGGACTGCCGCGAATGATTACATATTTAGTTCCACCGTAGATGCTAAGGGCAATTTTTTTGTTGGAGGAGGAACCGGTGGTTCTTTGGGAGGAAGCAACATAGGAGCTAGGGACGCTTGGGTGGCCAAATACGATAGCAATGGCAACCAGCAATGGAGTAGACAATTTGGCTCAACCGGCACTGAAAGCGCATGGGGTATGGCTAGTGACGGGAGAAATATTTACGTTGCGGGAAATATCATAGGCCAGCTAGAAAATAACACCGTTAAAGGCGGCAACGATGCCTATTTAGCTAAATACGATAGTGACGGCAACCAAGTGTGGATTAAACAGTATGGGACTTACACACTTGAGGAATCTTATAAAATTACCGTCGATACCAGTGGCAATATTTACACTGCTGGTCACACTTTTGGCAACTTGGGTGGGCCAAACCAAAACTTGGGACAAGGCGAAGTATTCGAGTTACCATCGACTGATAGCTACGTGGCCAAGTTTGACAGCAATGGTAATCAGTTGTGGGTTGCACAGTTTGGTACGATCACACTTGATGACAATTGGGGTGTCGCAACCGACAACAATGGCAATGTCTTCGCTGGAGGAAATACAAAAGGCAGTTTCGGAGGAAAAAATGCCGGGCCTGCAGGAGAATATGATGCCTGGCTAGTTAAGTTGAACAAAGACGGTCAGACTGATTGGGTTAGACAGTTTGGCACTCCCAATTATGACTTTATGTGGGACATTGAAACGGATAGTCTAGGCGATATCTATGCGACCGGATGGACTCTGGGAGACTTGGGGGGAAAAAATGCTGGCTCTTATGATGTCTGGCTGGCCAAGTACAACACTAATGGCAACCAGTTGTGGATCAAACAGTTTGGCACTAGTGAAGATGATGCACCCTTTTTAGATGGGATAGATATAGACTCAAATGACAATATCTTCCTGACGGGATATACAAACGGCAACTTGGGAGGAGCTAATGCTGGATCTTTTGATGCCTGGGCGGCGAAGTTTGACAAGAATGGCAACCAGTTATGGCTCAAACAGTTTGGTACGCCAGATTATGACACGGCTACCACGGTAACTGCCGATAATTACGGTAGACTTTACGTTTCGGGAATTACTGAGGGAAGTTTGGGAGCTACCAATGCTGGGTCTTATGACTCTTGGGCGCTCAAACTAGACGCTGATACCGGAAAAACACAAGATTTTACTTCTTCTTGGCTGACTGGCTCCGCACTTGTTGCTGGTAGTTTACACACAACTGGAATAATTTAA
- a CDS encoding isoprenylcysteine carboxyl methyltransferase family protein, whose protein sequence is MLTRYIFIGIIFVVFWQRMFELRISRNNEADMLAQGAKKHSDNLLGAVKVLQISWVIAAISEVWYFNRPFSFALATVALSLTIAGQVLRYLSMQALGERWTLSIMTLPDMPVVDKGIYLYLRHPNWLGVILEIAALPLIHGAYLSAIIFSLANVFLMSKRIQTEEEALAKNSNYTSVFSNRPRFIPKIPLTYQATSGGE, encoded by the coding sequence ATGTTAACCAGGTATATCTTCATTGGGATTATTTTTGTAGTTTTCTGGCAACGAATGTTTGAACTGCGTATCAGCAGAAACAACGAAGCAGATATGCTAGCTCAAGGAGCAAAAAAGCATAGCGATAATTTACTAGGTGCCGTGAAAGTGCTACAAATTAGTTGGGTGATAGCAGCGATCAGTGAAGTTTGGTACTTTAATCGTCCTTTTAGCTTCGCTTTGGCCACTGTCGCTTTATCTCTAACAATAGCAGGACAAGTCTTACGTTACTTATCTATGCAAGCTTTAGGGGAACGCTGGACTCTGTCAATTATGACCTTACCGGATATGCCTGTAGTGGATAAAGGAATTTATCTTTATCTGCGTCATCCTAATTGGTTGGGAGTCATCCTGGAAATTGCCGCACTACCATTAATTCACGGAGCTTATCTAAGCGCGATTATTTTTTCTCTTGCTAATGTTTTCTTAATGAGTAAGCGAATTCAAACAGAAGAGGAAGCTTTAGCCAAAAACAGCAATTACACTTCAGTTTTCTCCAACCGACCTCGTTTTATTCCCAAAATCCCACTTACTTACCAAGCAACTTCTGGAGGTGAATAA